TTCGGGCTCGCCGAGGACGATCGTGCCGTCGTCATGCACGGTGGCCAGCGCGAACCGCGCATGGGTGCCCCCGATATCGACGCTGACGAGATCCACGCTCACAGCCCGGCCAGCGCCAGCATCGAGGAGGCACCCTGTTCGGCGCCATCGGCGTTCGCGCGGAACATCGCGAAAAATTCGCGGCCCATGCCGGTCTCGGGCGGGGGCGCCGTGGCGGGATCGCGATTGTCGAGATCGGCCTCGGTGGATAGCGTCCCCGTGGCGGCGCAGACCCGCACGATATCGCCATCGCGCAGCCGCGACAGCGGACCGCCGCCCCGCGCTTCGGGTGTGCAGTGGATCGCCGCGGGGACCTTGCCCGATGCGCCCGACATGCGGCCATCGGTGACCAGCGCGACGCGGTATCCGCGGTCCTGCAGGACACCGAGCGCGGGAGTGAGCTTGTGCAGTTCGGGCATGCCATTGGCCCGCGGTCCCTGGAAACGGACCACGACGACAACGTCGCGGTCGAGCTCACCCAGCTTGAACGCCTCGTTCACCTCATGCTGCGTCTCGAACACGCGGCATGGTGCCTCGACGGTCCAGCGCTCGCGTTCGACGGCGGAGGATTTGAAGCAGGCACGGCCAAGATTGCCCTCGACCAGACGCATGCCGCCATCGGGTTCGAACGGCGCGGAGGCCGGGCGCAGCATCTCGCTGTCGCCCGAAGGACCCGGGTCGCGCCAGGTCAGCGCCTCCCCGTCCATGCCGGGTTCGCGCGAATAGCTTTCGAACCCGCCATCCCAGATGGTCATGATGTCGGAATGGGCGAGGCCCTCATCCAGCAGCGTGCCGATCACATAGCCGATCCCGCCCGCCTCGTGGAAATGGTTCACATCGCCCGAGCCATTGGGATAGACTCGTGCGACGAGCGGAACGACAGAGGACAATTCCGCCAGATCGGCCCAGTCGAAGCGAATGCCTGCCGAGCGCGCCATCGCAGGGATATGGATCGCGTGGTTGGTCGATCCGCCCGTGGCCAGCAGGCCGATCGCCGCATTGACGATCGACTTTTCGTCGACCACGCGGGCGAGGGGGCGGTAATCGTCGCCCGACTTGCCGATCGCCGCGAGCCGATGCGTGGCCGCGCGGCTCAGTTCCTGCCGCAGCTTGGCGCCCGGCTGGACGAAGGCGGCGCCGGGCACGTGCAGGCCCATCATCTCCATCATCATCTGGTTGGAATTGGCAGTGCCGTAAAAGGTGCAGGTGCCCGCGGAATGGTAGCTGCCCATCTCGCTCGCCAGCAGTTCCTTACGGGT
This genomic window from Qipengyuania sp. HL-TH1 contains:
- the edd gene encoding phosphogluconate dehydratase, which gives rise to MTNKPLNDTIHRVTQRVIDNSRDSRSDYLDLMDREGDRQVNRGSLSCSNLAHAFAGAEEDQAAIMAARGPNLGIVTAYNDMLSAHQPYHRYPERMKIWAREVGATVQVAGGTPAMCDGVTQGEAGMELSLFSRDTIALSTVVALSHAMYDGVALLGICDKIVPGLLMGALRFGHLPAIFVPSGPMGTGISNKEKQRVRQLYAEGKATRKELLASEMGSYHSAGTCTFYGTANSNQMMMEMMGLHVPGAAFVQPGAKLRQELSRAATHRLAAIGKSGDDYRPLARVVDEKSIVNAAIGLLATGGSTNHAIHIPAMARSAGIRFDWADLAELSSVVPLVARVYPNGSGDVNHFHEAGGIGYVIGTLLDEGLAHSDIMTIWDGGFESYSREPGMDGEALTWRDPGPSGDSEMLRPASAPFEPDGGMRLVEGNLGRACFKSSAVERERWTVEAPCRVFETQHEVNEAFKLGELDRDVVVVVRFQGPRANGMPELHKLTPALGVLQDRGYRVALVTDGRMSGASGKVPAAIHCTPEARGGGPLSRLRDGDIVRVCAATGTLSTEADLDNRDPATAPPPETGMGREFFAMFRANADGAEQGASSMLALAGL